AAGTGCGCGGCGGTGACCCGGCGGCCGAAGGTGAAGTGCCGGCGCAGGTCGTAGCGGTCGGCGACGTGGTCGAGGTACGAGCGGATCTCGGGCTGGGTGGCGAACCGCTCGGTCCACTTCCAGTCCTTCTCCAGCTGGCGGTCGAAGGAGTAGGAGTAGTCGACGCTCTCGACGTCGCAGCGGGCGCCCGGGTAGCGGTTCCAGTACCAGGTGCCGCCCACGCTGTCGCCGGCCTCGACGCCGACGACGTCGAGGCCGTTCTCGAGGGCTCGGTACATCGCGTAGATGCCGGCGAGGCCGGCGCCGACGATGACGAGGTCGCGGGTGTCGGTGGTCATCGGTTCTCCTGGTTCAGTAGGGCGCGCAGGTCGGCGTACAGCAGCTCGCGGGCCGAGGCCCCGGCGCGCAGGGTCATGAAGGTGAGCAGGCCGTGGAAGAGCATCGGGTGGATCCGGGTGAGGACGGGTACGCCGGCCGCGGCGAGCTGGGCGGCATACCGCTCCCCCTCGTCGGCGAGCGGGTCAGCGCCGGTGACGACCACGACGGCCGGCGGCAGGCCGGCGTGGCTCGCCGCGCGGGCGGGGGCGGCCAGCTCGGGCGGCTCGGGGAGGGCGCGGTCGGCGCCGAGGTACTGGTCCCAGTACCACTCCATGTTGGCGCGGGTGTTGAACCAGCCGTCGGCGTACGTGTCGTAGCTGGGGGTGTCGCAGGCGGGGTCGATGACCGGGCCGAGCAGCGCCTGGCCGGCCAGCGCCGGGCCGCCGCGGTCGCGGGCCATCAGCGCGACGACGGCGGCGAGCGCCCCGCCGGCGCTGTCGCCGGCGACGGCCACGCGGTCCGGGTCGGTGCCCAGCTCGTCGTGGCGCGCGCAGGCCCAGAGCAGCGCGGCGTACGCGTCCTCGGCGGCGGTCGGCGCGCGGTGCTCGGGGGCGAGGCGGTAGTCGACGGACACGACGACCGCGTCGACCTCGCGGGCCAGCTGACGGCAGAAGCTGTCGTGGCTCTCGAGGTCGCAGAACACGAAGCCGCCGCCGTGCATGAAGACGACCAGCGGGCGTCGTACGTCGTCGGGGCCGTGGGGTCGGTAGACGCGGGCACCGATGGTGCCGCCGACGACCTCGATGGTGACGTCCTCGGCCGAGCGCACGTCGTCCAGGTTGGTGGGCGGGACCTGGCGGGCCTTGGTCGCGGCGCGCGCCTCGGCGCCGCTCATCGTGGCGACCAGCGGGAAGTTCTCGTTGAGCAGCGCCAGGAACCCGGCGGCCTCGGTGTCGAGCATGCGGCGAACGTAGGCAGCGCTCTCCCCCGGAGTGGCTCAGGTCCCGTTGGACGGGACCGGAGTGTTACGAATCGGAACATTCCTTACCGTCCGATGTCATGAGCGCCCTCGCCTTCTCCCCGACCCCGCGGCCCGCCGAGGTGCTGGAGCCGACTCCTGACGTGATGCGGCGCGCGATGGGCGCCTTCCCGAGCGGGGTCACCGTGGTCACCGCCGTCCACGACGACGAGCCGGTCGGCTTCACCTGCCAGTCGTTCGCGTCCCTCTCGCTGGAGCCGCCGCTGGTGCTGTTCTGCGCGACCCGCGAGGGGCGCGCATGGGCCCGGATCCGGTCGGCCGAGGCCTTCTGCGTCAACGTGCTCGCCGAGGACCAGGTCGACCTGTGCCAGCGCTTCGGCTCGCGCACCGGGCTGCGCTTCGAGGGGCTCGACTGGACCGCCCCGCACGGCGCCCCGGCGCTGCCCGGTGCCGTGCTCCGGGTGCACGCGACGCTCGAGACCGTGCACGTCGCCGGGGACCACGACATCGCGATCGGGCGGGTCCAGGGCCTCGAGCTCGACGCCGCTCCGCCGCTGGTCTTCCACCGCGGCCGGTTCGGTCTGGACGCACCCAAGGCGGGCTTCGCGCACTGGGGCGAGCAGGACTTCTGGAGCTGATCGTGGCCTCGGGCCGTCGTACGGCGGGCCTATCATGAGCCGCATGGCGAGTGCCGCGGCGAAGAAGAAGGCGGACGGGGAGAGCTCCGACCCGCCGGTGTCGATGGTCGCGCGGATCGCCCTGATCATGCGGGTCTTCGACGAGCCCGGCGCGCGGTTCCGGCTCGACGACATCGCCACCCGCACCGGCCTGCCGCGCTCGACGGTCCACCGGATCCTCGACCAGCTGCTCGTCACCGGCTGGATCCAGCGCCGCCCCGACGGCTACTCGCTGTCCGCCGGCGCCTCGACCGCCCGGCACTCGCCGTCCGAGCATCCCGAGCTGCGCTCTGTCGCCGCGCCGGTCCTCAACCGGCTGCACCTCGACACCGGCCTGGTCGTGCACCTCGGCGTCCTCATCGGCACCGACGTGCTGGTGCTCGACCGGATCGCCGGTCGCGCCGCGACGGGCGCCTCCGGCAACGTCGGTACGGCGTCCCGCGTCGGCGGCCGGGTCCCCGCCCACGCCACCGCCCTCGGCAAGGCGATCCTCGCCCAGCTCCCCGGCGAGGAGATCGACACGCTGTTCCGGCCCGGCCTGCCCAAGCGCAGCCCCCGCACCATCGACGACCTGCCCACCCTCCACCAGGAGCTAGGCCGGATCCGTGCCCGCCGCGGCCTCGCCTACGAGAACCAGGAGCTGGTCCTCGGCACCTCCGCCCTGGGCGCCGCCATCCGCGCCGACGGCCTGCTCGCCGCGATCTCGGTCGGCGGCGCCGTACCCCTGGAGAAGCTGGAGCGCCTCGGTCCGCTCATGCTCCGCGCCGCCGCCCACGTCACCCAGCGGCTGTCCGGACAGGACGAGGACGCCGAGCCGGTGCGGCCGCAGTCGGACGGGGTGCTCGGGCGGTTGCTGCGGACGCTGCCGGCCGACGGCTGGGTGTAGCCGAGCGCGGCGGGTCCTTCGCTGTAACACGCCGTCCACCCGACTACCTGGCAGTTGTCAGCAGGTACCGCCGCGTGTCGGCGGCGTGTCGTGCTGACAAGCGGCGACCAGTGAGGTGGACAACGTGTTACAACCCGACCGGGCGCAGACAATGCACCCGGCCCGCGGCGGCTGCGCATGCCGGGGACCGACGCCCCGCCCTCACCACCACCGGTCGCCGAC
The genomic region above belongs to Nocardioides sp. QY071 and contains:
- a CDS encoding IclR family transcriptional regulator — encoded protein: MASAAAKKKADGESSDPPVSMVARIALIMRVFDEPGARFRLDDIATRTGLPRSTVHRILDQLLVTGWIQRRPDGYSLSAGASTARHSPSEHPELRSVAAPVLNRLHLDTGLVVHLGVLIGTDVLVLDRIAGRAATGASGNVGTASRVGGRVPAHATALGKAILAQLPGEEIDTLFRPGLPKRSPRTIDDLPTLHQELGRIRARRGLAYENQELVLGTSALGAAIRADGLLAAISVGGAVPLEKLERLGPLMLRAAAHVTQRLSGQDEDAEPVRPQSDGVLGRLLRTLPADGWV
- a CDS encoding flavin reductase family protein translates to MSALAFSPTPRPAEVLEPTPDVMRRAMGAFPSGVTVVTAVHDDEPVGFTCQSFASLSLEPPLVLFCATREGRAWARIRSAEAFCVNVLAEDQVDLCQRFGSRTGLRFEGLDWTAPHGAPALPGAVLRVHATLETVHVAGDHDIAIGRVQGLELDAAPPLVFHRGRFGLDAPKAGFAHWGEQDFWS
- a CDS encoding alpha/beta hydrolase, which codes for MLDTEAAGFLALLNENFPLVATMSGAEARAATKARQVPPTNLDDVRSAEDVTIEVVGGTIGARVYRPHGPDDVRRPLVVFMHGGGFVFCDLESHDSFCRQLAREVDAVVVSVDYRLAPEHRAPTAAEDAYAALLWACARHDELGTDPDRVAVAGDSAGGALAAVVALMARDRGGPALAGQALLGPVIDPACDTPSYDTYADGWFNTRANMEWYWDQYLGADRALPEPPELAAPARAASHAGLPPAVVVVTGADPLADEGERYAAQLAAAGVPVLTRIHPMLFHGLLTFMTLRAGASARELLYADLRALLNQENR